The following proteins come from a genomic window of Campylobacter concisus:
- a CDS encoding ABC-type transport auxiliary lipoprotein family protein, translating into MRNLIFLAAAFLFFGCSLKTDVPVATMYEIHYSNKECSAENKQKELKNVFIENVSALDMVDTRKILIVAENNKIRYLSDAKFVSEPSEMIYKSLVKGLYSNCAAKPIFSPNAKDLRLKVSIISLQIRGDKAEVSLAYELFNANASLKSGMITKEIFCPDPSSSTIFDTINKATNLAIDTLISEIIS; encoded by the coding sequence ATGAGAAATTTAATCTTTTTAGCAGCTGCGTTTTTATTTTTTGGCTGCTCGCTAAAGACCGACGTGCCAGTGGCAACTATGTATGAAATTCACTACTCAAACAAAGAGTGCTCGGCTGAAAATAAGCAAAAAGAGCTTAAAAATGTCTTCATAGAAAACGTAAGCGCCCTTGATATGGTTGATACCAGAAAGATCCTAATCGTCGCTGAAAACAACAAGATAAGATACCTAAGTGACGCTAAATTTGTATCAGAGCCAAGCGAGATGATCTATAAATCGCTCGTAAAAGGGCTTTACTCAAACTGCGCTGCAAAGCCTATATTTTCACCAAATGCAAAGGATCTTAGGCTAAAAGTTAGTATCATCTCACTTCAAATAAGAGGCGACAAAGCCGAAGTTTCGCTAGCTTACGAGCTATTTAACGCAAACGCCTCGCTAAAATCAGGCATGATTACAAAAGAAATTTTTTGTCCAGATCCAAGCTCAAGTACTATTTTTGATACGATAAATAAGGCTACAAATTTAGCAATAGATACGCTAATCTCTGAAATAATCTCTTAA
- a CDS encoding COG3400 family protein translates to MKKILIIADGTFARNFLNRLLETKSNLHHYIVVSSEDYSQKSNYENFTFHQFDPTSLSKLKSVSDGYFSQFCIVCDDKNEAVAVYENLRQISTKTETVFMSSWELDEKCKEIFASDKHLSVVDIRDIAASRLMDYLPDLPVLADNIGLSEGEIMEVKVPIGSSYMYRHISSVAQKKWRIALIYRGSEIILPKPNVMIQPSDILLIVGDPNVLQNVYRSIKRESGQFPSPFGSNIYVLIDMISMDKERVSKLIKDSLYLHSKLNNKRLFFRVINPTLGENLDTLKAIKEKNIIVLMDYFNSDNKSIKYDVLKHDIGLILSDDKYFFKFKKLFYELKLPVLKTGKILLSNIKEGVILGDQSQEVENQSAVITDCCAQLDLEMKFYYFDNKHSDDEALREHFESISALFSKRIKIENHNLKNPLVKLKNTKDLLHFVMFTKSVANGGAFAFLSTNLNRLYKKLSQNAQLFVPVSE, encoded by the coding sequence ATGAAGAAAATTTTAATAATCGCAGATGGAACTTTCGCAAGAAATTTTTTAAACAGACTGCTTGAAACAAAATCAAATTTACATCACTATATCGTTGTTTCAAGTGAGGATTACAGCCAAAAATCAAATTATGAAAATTTTACATTTCACCAGTTTGATCCAACTAGCCTCTCAAAGCTAAAAAGCGTGAGCGATGGCTATTTTAGTCAGTTTTGTATAGTTTGCGATGATAAAAATGAGGCGGTTGCTGTTTATGAAAATTTAAGACAGATCAGCACAAAGACCGAGACTGTTTTTATGAGCTCGTGGGAGCTTGATGAAAAATGCAAAGAAATATTTGCAAGCGATAAACACTTAAGCGTGGTTGATATCAGAGATATTGCAGCATCAAGGCTTATGGACTATTTACCAGATCTGCCGGTTTTAGCCGATAATATCGGGCTTAGTGAGGGTGAGATCATGGAAGTTAAGGTGCCAATAGGTAGCTCTTATATGTATCGTCACATTAGCTCAGTAGCTCAAAAAAAATGGCGAATAGCTCTCATATATCGAGGCAGCGAGATCATCTTGCCAAAGCCAAATGTAATGATACAGCCAAGCGATATATTACTAATCGTGGGTGATCCAAATGTGCTTCAAAATGTTTACCGCTCGATCAAGCGTGAAAGTGGACAGTTTCCAAGTCCATTTGGTAGCAATATCTATGTGCTGATCGACATGATCTCAATGGATAAAGAACGTGTTAGCAAGCTCATAAAGGATAGCTTGTATTTGCATTCAAAGCTAAATAATAAACGCCTTTTTTTTAGAGTGATAAATCCAACTTTAGGTGAAAATTTAGATACTTTAAAAGCAATAAAAGAGAAAAATATCATTGTTTTGATGGATTATTTTAATAGTGATAACAAATCTATAAAATATGATGTTTTAAAGCACGACATCGGCCTAATCTTAAGCGATGATAAATACTTTTTTAAATTTAAAAAGCTATTTTATGAGCTAAAACTTCCAGTGCTAAAAACGGGTAAAATTTTGCTCTCAAATATAAAAGAGGGCGTTATACTAGGCGATCAAAGTCAAGAAGTGGAGAATCAATCAGCCGTGATAACAGACTGCTGTGCACAGCTTGATTTGGAGATGAAATTTTACTATTTTGATAATAAGCATAGCGATGATGAGGCGTTAAGAGAGCATTTTGAGAGCATTAGCGCGCTATTTTCTAAGCGTATAAAGATAGAAAATCACAATCTTAAAAATCCACTTGTAAAACTAAAAAATACAAAAGATCTGCTTCATTTTGTGATGTTTACTAAAAGCGTGGCAAATGGTGGGGCATTTGCCTTTTTATCAACAAATTTAAATAGACTTTATAAGAAGCTAAGCCAAAATGCACAGCTTTTTGTGCCAGTAAGTGAGTAA
- the aroB gene encoding 3-dehydroquinate synthase, which translates to MQINLNLKEKASSYKIYINELERLELKGKVGIVTNAKVAGLHLEKLLSVLKCDEKFIISVPDGEEYKNLETVEQILEHLFVSKFDRSSTLIAFGGGVISDMTGFAASIYERGISFINIPTTLLAQVDASVGGKTGVNNKFGKNLIGSFYQPKAVFCEINFLKTLPKREFAAGVAEALKMAITFDKEMFDWLKSVNLDDENLAKLVEKSVILKAKVVEQDEKEKGLRAILNYGHTFAHVIENETNYKEFLHGEAVAIGMNMANRLSVKLGLMSEVDAEEIRQVLVKFGLPVNYKIENEYAFYEAFFMDKKTKDDKINFIIADKIGSAIIKNDVKKEDVLKILREFK; encoded by the coding sequence ATGCAGATAAATTTAAATCTTAAAGAAAAAGCATCAAGCTATAAAATTTATATAAATGAGCTTGAGAGACTAGAGCTAAAAGGTAAAGTTGGCATCGTTACAAACGCTAAAGTAGCGGGGCTTCATCTTGAAAAGCTACTTAGTGTTTTGAAGTGTGATGAGAAATTTATCATAAGTGTGCCTGACGGCGAAGAGTATAAAAACCTTGAAACGGTAGAGCAAATTTTAGAGCATCTTTTTGTGAGTAAATTTGATCGCTCATCTACGCTAATCGCCTTTGGTGGTGGCGTCATAAGCGATATGACTGGCTTTGCGGCGAGCATCTATGAAAGAGGAATAAGCTTCATAAATATTCCAACTACGCTTCTAGCGCAAGTTGATGCAAGTGTGGGCGGAAAAACGGGTGTGAATAATAAATTTGGTAAAAATTTAATAGGCTCTTTTTATCAGCCAAAGGCAGTTTTTTGCGAGATAAATTTCTTAAAGACATTGCCAAAGAGAGAATTTGCAGCTGGCGTGGCTGAGGCTTTAAAAATGGCGATAACTTTTGATAAAGAGATGTTTGATTGGTTAAAGAGTGTAAATTTAGATGATGAAAATTTAGCCAAGCTAGTCGAAAAGTCGGTAATTTTAAAAGCAAAAGTGGTTGAACAAGATGAGAAAGAAAAAGGGCTAAGAGCCATCCTAAACTACGGACATACCTTTGCTCACGTTATAGAAAATGAGACAAATTATAAAGAATTTTTACACGGCGAAGCAGTGGCGATAGGTATGAATATGGCAAATCGCCTAAGCGTAAAACTAGGTCTCATGAGCGAGGTAGATGCCGAAGAGATCAGGCAGGTTTTGGTAAAATTTGGCCTTCCAGTAAACTACAAAATAGAAAATGAATATGCATTTTACGAGGCATTTTTTATGGATAAAAAGACAAAAGATGATAAGATAAATTTCATCATTGCAGATAAAATCGGCAGTGCGATCATCAAAAATGACGTCAAAAAAGAAGACGTTTTAAAAATTTTAAGAGAATTTAAATGA
- a CDS encoding mechanosensitive ion channel domain-containing protein: protein MKKILVLILFCFALYAEENVTLEQNISQNLQNNELIKDISNLDNSLKNNIWITRYANYNTYQRLIDELEKNENELKKLDKSSRRGSDIIKRIQTLKEQINLLKEYEKTPFSNMLAAPEMDTPPRITSPVALISGFSYIKKIKSDKIEYQRHIKELDTLLEKLETKENLLNRLNLIEENEQNRESLNLVKQEIGDFKAAKQIADTTYNVYEKRADEAINLTTSDIKAQFLSMGYTAIIILLTIGLTFIAKFIVKRTITDNERFYTVNKFLNVLNITIIIIILLFSYIENVTYLVTVLGFASAGIAIAMKDMFMSMLGWMVIMFGGSIHVGDRIRVLHDGSEFVGDVIDISLLRLTVFEDVSYSTYKTNRRAGRIIFVPNNYIFTDLIANYAHYGMKTVWDGIDIVISFDSNHKKAVYLARNVVKKYSKGYTDIAKRQMNKLRSQYSIKNPNVEPRIYTFFEPYGINISCWFMSNSYATLALRSTISAEIIEVFLAQDDIKIAYPTQTMFVGKKENPSDHTAHGEQESENI, encoded by the coding sequence ATGAAAAAGATCCTAGTTTTAATACTTTTTTGCTTTGCCCTTTACGCTGAGGAGAACGTTACGCTTGAGCAAAATATCTCACAAAATTTACAAAATAATGAGCTTATAAAAGATATTTCAAATCTAGATAACTCCCTAAAAAACAATATCTGGATCACAAGATATGCTAACTATAACACTTATCAAAGGCTTATTGATGAGCTTGAAAAAAATGAAAATGAACTAAAAAAGCTAGATAAAAGCTCAAGAAGAGGCAGTGATATCATAAAGAGAATCCAAACTCTAAAAGAGCAGATAAATTTACTAAAAGAGTATGAAAAAACGCCATTTTCAAATATGCTAGCAGCTCCTGAAATGGATACTCCACCAAGGATAACAAGTCCTGTTGCACTTATATCTGGCTTTTCGTATATCAAAAAGATAAAGAGCGATAAGATCGAGTATCAAAGGCATATAAAAGAGCTTGATACGCTTTTAGAAAAGCTTGAAACAAAAGAAAATTTACTAAATAGACTAAATTTGATCGAAGAAAATGAGCAAAATAGAGAAAGCCTAAACTTGGTAAAACAAGAAATAGGCGACTTTAAAGCGGCAAAACAGATCGCTGATACAACTTATAATGTCTATGAAAAAAGAGCTGATGAGGCTATAAATTTAACCACCTCTGATATAAAAGCTCAGTTTTTAAGTATGGGCTATACGGCTATCATCATTCTTTTAACGATCGGACTAACATTTATCGCTAAATTTATCGTTAAAAGAACGATTACCGATAATGAGAGATTTTACACGGTCAATAAATTTTTAAACGTTTTAAATATCACCATTATCATCATAATCTTACTTTTTTCGTATATCGAAAACGTCACATATCTAGTAACCGTGCTAGGTTTTGCCTCAGCTGGTATCGCCATTGCGATGAAAGATATGTTTATGAGTATGCTTGGCTGGATGGTGATCATGTTTGGTGGCTCTATACATGTTGGTGACAGGATCAGGGTGCTTCATGATGGTAGTGAATTTGTAGGCGATGTGATCGATATTTCTTTGCTTAGGCTGACTGTTTTTGAGGATGTTAGTTACTCGACTTATAAGACAAACCGCCGTGCAGGTAGAATTATCTTTGTGCCAAATAACTATATCTTTACCGACCTCATCGCAAACTATGCTCATTATGGTATGAAGACCGTTTGGGATGGTATAGATATCGTTATAAGCTTTGATAGTAATCATAAAAAGGCTGTGTATTTAGCAAGAAATGTCGTTAAGAAATACTCAAAAGGCTACACTGATATCGCGAAACGCCAGATGAATAAACTAAGAAGCCAGTACAGCATCAAAAATCCAAATGTCGAGCCAAGAATTTATACGTTTTTTGAGCCTTATGGCATAAATATCTCATGCTGGTTTATGTCAAATTCCTATGCCACGTTGGCACTTAGAAGCACGATAAGTGCTGAGATCATCGAGGTTTTTTTGGCTCAAGATGATATAAAGATCGCTTATCCAACGCAAACCATGTTTGTAGGTAAAAAAGAAAATCCAAGCGATCATACCGCACACGGTGAGCAAGAGAGCGAAAATATTTGA
- the mtaB gene encoding tRNA (N(6)-L-threonylcarbamoyladenosine(37)-C(2))-methylthiotransferase MtaB, producing the protein MMQKIFFKTFGCRTNIYDTELLKSYIKDYEITNDEDAADIVVINSCTVTNSADSGVRNYINGVKRRGAKVVLTGCGAVSKGKELFNSGIFGVLGASKKSDLNELLKQEKPFFELGNLNSVDKNIVTNYENHTKAFIKIQEGCNFSCSYCIIPSVRGKARSMDEAMILKEARILAQNGYNELVLTGTNIGSYGKDTNSSLGKLLANLGKISGIRRIRLGSIEPSQIDESFREILKEEWLERHLHIALQHTSQAMLKIMRRRNDAFSDLELFNELSSLGFALGTDYIVGHPGESDEIWVEAVENFKKFPITHLHAFVYSPRRDTHSATLKSDVSGDVAKNRLKILQGITLQNNENFRKKHNGALKILVEQKNGEFYEGFDQFYNKAKILSQKDITKEWVEVSEYEVKPDANYAKI; encoded by the coding sequence TTGATGCAAAAGATATTTTTTAAAACATTTGGGTGTCGTACAAATATCTATGATACCGAGCTTTTAAAAAGCTACATCAAAGACTACGAGATCACAAATGATGAAGATGCTGCTGATATTGTCGTGATAAACTCTTGCACAGTCACAAATTCTGCCGATAGCGGCGTCAGAAACTACATAAACGGTGTAAAAAGGCGCGGGGCAAAGGTGGTGCTGACTGGATGTGGCGCGGTTAGTAAGGGCAAAGAGCTATTTAATAGCGGTATATTTGGCGTACTTGGAGCTAGTAAAAAGAGCGATCTAAATGAACTTTTAAAGCAAGAAAAGCCATTTTTTGAGCTTGGGAATTTAAACTCAGTCGATAAAAATATAGTTACAAATTACGAAAATCACACAAAGGCTTTTATAAAGATTCAAGAAGGCTGCAACTTTAGTTGCAGTTACTGCATCATCCCTTCGGTCCGCGGTAAGGCTAGAAGCATGGATGAGGCTATGATATTAAAAGAGGCAAGAATTTTAGCTCAAAACGGCTATAATGAGCTCGTACTAACCGGCACAAATATAGGCAGTTATGGCAAAGATACAAATAGCTCTCTTGGTAAGCTTTTGGCAAACTTAGGTAAAATTTCTGGCATAAGGCGCATTAGACTTGGAAGTATTGAGCCAAGCCAGATAGATGAGAGCTTTAGAGAAATTTTAAAAGAAGAGTGGCTGGAGCGTCATTTGCACATCGCACTTCAGCACACGAGTCAGGCGATGCTAAAGATCATGCGAAGACGCAATGACGCATTTAGTGATTTGGAACTTTTTAATGAGCTTAGCTCACTTGGCTTTGCCCTTGGCACGGACTACATCGTGGGTCATCCTGGTGAGAGTGATGAAATTTGGGTAGAGGCTGTGGAAAATTTTAAGAAATTTCCTATCACACATCTGCACGCTTTTGTATATTCACCAAGGCGTGATACGCACTCAGCTACGCTAAAAAGCGATGTTAGCGGCGATGTGGCAAAAAATAGGCTAAAAATTTTACAAGGCATTACTTTGCAAAATAATGAAAATTTTAGAAAAAAACATAACGGAGCTTTGAAAATTTTAGTCGAGCAAAAAAATGGTGAATTTTACGAAGGTTTTGATCAGTTTTACAACAAAGCTAAAATTTTAAGCCAAAAAGATATAACAAAAGAGTGGGTGGAGGTAAGCGAATATGAAGTTAAGCCAGATGCCAATTATGCAAAAATTTAA
- a CDS encoding ATP-dependent metallopeptidase FtsH/Yme1/Tma family protein codes for MKLSQMPIMQKFKFNKKNILIIAAIALISVLLFAVSKEPRNITYSQYMQLMDGNFIDRAVINDDEVVLYAQNNRFSIIKEGIDLKELIKKVPVEKTKQYITPGMIWGFIIFVCFVLWYAYIFRSIRKKEESLLSKKEGAFEIESVLNQNTMPVISNVRFSDVAGISEVKSELSEIVDFLKNPQKYRNFGIKMPKGVLMIGPPGVGKTLVAKAVAGEANVPFFYQNGASFVQIYVGMGAKRVRELFSKAKSYAPSIIFIDEIDAVGKSRGGTRNDEREATLNQLLTEMDGFEDNSGVIVIAATNRIEMIDEALLRSGRFDRRIFLSMPDFNDRVAILNTYLKDKKCDVSAEDIARMSVGFSGAALSTLVNEAAINALRNNESVLKIRDFEAVLNKVLLGKKKVLSYSESEKKIQAVYQGAKALSAYWFDVKFEKISLIEDRFMATEQEIESKSQMISRIKVLIAGMCKLEIDENDIFSNSSNDLNLAKEIASKMVYEYGMGSSFVPNPNDVEEILKQAKEEIMSFLKGTNEQIAKISSYLLAYESVDKETLAKILNENY; via the coding sequence ATGAAGTTAAGCCAGATGCCAATTATGCAAAAATTTAAATTTAATAAAAAAAATATCCTAATAATCGCAGCTATCGCATTAATCAGCGTGCTGTTATTTGCCGTTAGCAAAGAGCCACGAAATATCACATATTCGCAATATATGCAGCTAATGGATGGAAATTTTATAGACCGCGCTGTAATCAATGATGATGAAGTCGTGCTTTATGCACAAAACAATCGTTTTTCAATCATAAAAGAGGGCATCGATCTAAAAGAGCTTATTAAAAAAGTGCCTGTTGAAAAGACTAAGCAATACATCACCCCTGGCATGATCTGGGGTTTTATCATCTTTGTCTGCTTTGTGCTTTGGTATGCTTATATCTTTAGAAGTATCAGGAAAAAAGAGGAGAGCTTGCTTAGCAAAAAAGAGGGTGCATTTGAGATAGAAAGCGTGCTAAATCAAAACACTATGCCAGTCATCTCAAATGTGAGATTTAGCGATGTGGCAGGTATTAGTGAGGTTAAAAGCGAGCTTAGCGAGATAGTTGATTTTCTAAAAAATCCACAAAAATATAGAAATTTTGGTATCAAAATGCCAAAAGGCGTGCTAATGATAGGCCCTCCAGGCGTTGGTAAGACGCTTGTGGCAAAGGCGGTTGCTGGCGAGGCAAATGTACCATTTTTCTATCAAAATGGTGCTAGTTTTGTGCAAATTTATGTTGGCATGGGTGCAAAAAGAGTAAGAGAGCTTTTTAGCAAAGCTAAGTCTTATGCTCCGTCTATTATCTTTATCGATGAGATAGATGCTGTTGGAAAGAGCAGGGGTGGTACTAGAAACGACGAGCGAGAAGCCACTCTAAATCAGCTACTAACCGAGATGGATGGCTTTGAGGACAACTCTGGCGTCATCGTAATAGCTGCTACAAATAGGATCGAAATGATCGACGAGGCACTACTTAGATCGGGTCGTTTTGATAGGAGAATTTTTCTTTCGATGCCTGATTTTAACGACAGAGTGGCTATTTTAAATACCTATTTAAAAGATAAAAAATGCGATGTTTCAGCCGAAGATATCGCTAGGATGAGCGTTGGCTTTTCAGGTGCGGCACTTAGCACACTTGTAAATGAAGCTGCGATAAATGCTCTAAGAAATAATGAGAGCGTACTAAAAATAAGAGACTTTGAGGCTGTTTTAAATAAGGTCTTGCTTGGTAAGAAAAAAGTACTAAGCTACAGCGAAAGTGAGAAAAAAATCCAAGCTGTCTATCAAGGTGCAAAGGCACTTAGTGCTTACTGGTTTGATGTGAAATTTGAAAAGATTTCACTTATAGAAGATCGCTTCATGGCAACAGAGCAAGAGATCGAGTCAAAATCACAGATGATCTCTCGTATAAAGGTGTTAATCGCTGGCATGTGTAAGCTTGAAATAGACGAAAATGATATTTTTTCAAACTCGAGCAATGATCTAAATTTAGCCAAAGAGATCGCATCAAAGATGGTTTATGAGTACGGCATGGGTAGCTCTTTTGTGCCAAATCCAAACGATGTAGAAGAAATTTTAAAACAAGCAAAAGAAGAGATTATGTCATTTTTAAAGGGGACAAACGAGCAGATCGCAAAGATCAGCTCATATCTGCTGGCCTACGAGAGCGTGGATAAAGAGACGCTAGCAAAAATTTTAAACGAAAACTATTAA
- the mog gene encoding molybdopterin adenylyltransferase, whose amino-acid sequence MKAKIGILTLSDRASEGTYEDKSGPAIKEVLDSWIVSEREYFYEVIPDEFELIKERLVYMVDVLGCDLVLTTGGTGPAVRDVTPEATEAVCEKMMPGFGELMRAASLKYVPTAILSRQTAGIRGHALIINLPGQPKAIKECLEPVFPAVPYCIDLIEGAFIETDENVMKVFRPKQKKIS is encoded by the coding sequence GTGAAAGCAAAAATAGGTATATTAACCCTTTCTGACCGTGCAAGCGAAGGCACATATGAGGACAAATCGGGCCCAGCGATCAAAGAGGTGCTTGATAGCTGGATAGTGAGCGAGCGTGAGTACTTTTACGAGGTTATACCAGATGAGTTTGAGCTGATAAAAGAGAGGCTTGTGTACATGGTGGACGTACTTGGCTGCGACCTTGTGCTAACTACTGGCGGTACAGGACCAGCGGTGAGAGACGTTACGCCAGAGGCTACTGAGGCAGTTTGCGAGAAGATGATGCCAGGCTTTGGCGAGCTAATGAGAGCTGCGAGCTTAAAATATGTCCCAACAGCGATCCTATCACGCCAAACAGCAGGCATAAGAGGCCATGCGCTCATCATAAATTTACCAGGACAGCCAAAGGCGATAAAAGAGTGCTTAGAGCCGGTATTTCCAGCGGTACCATACTGCATCGATCTTATAGAGGGTGCATTTATCGAGACTGATGAAAACGTGATGAAAGTTTTCCGCCCAAAACAAAAGAAAATCTCGTAA
- a CDS encoding thiamine phosphate synthase has protein sequence MSMFKILCVADFESYDGDDFLKRIQLLCKAGVDEILLRAKGLDEAKFYDFARVVAQICENYRKKFIINQFFDVACKLKSDFWLISAQLDFFKNHGVFLDEFRKTAKIYAPAHDIEQAKISASIADVLVASHIFATPSKAGLEPKGVNFISELKSFDKEIYALGGLDDGNYKEAIEAGASGICFMSLAMNGDLELIKKIAESKNC, from the coding sequence ATGTCTATGTTTAAAATTCTCTGCGTGGCCGACTTTGAAAGCTATGATGGCGATGACTTTTTAAAGAGGATACAGCTACTTTGTAAGGCTGGCGTGGATGAAATTTTGCTTCGTGCAAAGGGGTTAGACGAGGCTAAATTTTACGACTTTGCTAGAGTTGTGGCTCAAATTTGTGAAAACTACCGCAAGAAATTTATCATTAATCAATTTTTTGACGTAGCATGCAAGCTAAAGAGCGACTTTTGGCTCATTTCGGCGCAGCTTGATTTTTTTAAAAATCACGGCGTTTTTTTAGATGAATTTAGAAAAACAGCAAAAATTTACGCTCCAGCTCACGACATAGAGCAAGCTAAAATTTCAGCCTCTATCGCTGACGTGCTCGTAGCTTCTCATATATTTGCTACTCCTAGTAAGGCAGGTTTAGAGCCAAAAGGGGTAAATTTTATAAGCGAGCTAAAAAGCTTTGATAAAGAAATTTATGCACTTGGTGGACTAGATGACGGGAACTACAAAGAGGCCATAGAAGCTGGTGCAAGTGGCATTTGTTTTATGAGCCTAGCAATGAACGGCGATCTGGAGCTTATAAAAAAGATAGCAGAGAGCAAAAACTGCTAA